TGATGGCTGCAGTAAGCCGCTCTCTCCTAACCATGAGCAGTTTACCTTTTGACTCGACAAGGTGCCTGCTGGTGTGGATTTCATTCCACCCTTCTCTTGCACCATCTTCACATTTAGAAAAAGTTTTTTCTTCCATATAAGCAAAATGTTGACGATCGTCGTCGGTGTCATTATGTTCACCAACCAATTCATCATGGGCTTCCTCGTCGCTTGATGAATCGATGTCACTCAACCTCTTCCACATGGCGTCGTCATACATATCGTCCTCATGGCCGGGAGCATGCCTGATGTGGGCTTGCCATCATCGTCCTCAGCAAGATGTAGTGCAAAAAGGTCCTCGGCCTTGGTGATCGCATAGAGCTTGTTGTCTCGAGAAAACAGAATGTCACAGATACAAAAGTAGGGCATGGCCAATATCCTTGGTACCCACACTCCCTTCCCAGGTCGGCACAGGATCAAAGGGTATTTCCATATGTTTGCTGTGACAGCAATAAGGTCTTGGGGTGTCGAACGCATGACCACCTTGCGGATCTCGAAATCCTCCGGAACATTGCCGATGATGGAGTCCAGCTCTGGGAGCGGGACGGTGACGCCGGAAGAGTGGTTGTGCAGCCTGTACGTGTGCGTCTGCGTAGCGTCGTCTTTACAGTCGAGGGCGATCCAGTCGCCGGTTGAGCCAACACACTCGGTGTTCTTGCCGAAGGGCGCGCGGTGGATGCCGCCATCTGAGAGCGTCAGGAAGGTGCCG
The sequence above is a segment of the Aegilops tauschii subsp. strangulata cultivar AL8/78 chromosome 6, Aet v6.0, whole genome shotgun sequence genome. Coding sequences within it:
- the LOC141026195 gene encoding uncharacterized protein, which codes for MAMAASTSRWSSLLPDLLGQLIARLPHIADRARFRAVCRSWHSAVRLHVSPRRRLPWVVLLDGTFLTLSDGGIHRAPFGKNTECVGSTGDWIALDCKDDATQTHTYRLHNHSSGVTVPLPELDSIIGNVPEDFEIRKVVMRSTPQDLIAVTANIWKYPLILCRPGKGVWVPRILAMPYFCICDILFSRDNKLYAITKAEDLFALHLAEDDDGKPTSGMLPAMRTICMTTPCGRG